A genomic window from Aquila chrysaetos chrysaetos chromosome 9, bAquChr1.4, whole genome shotgun sequence includes:
- the LOC115345736 gene encoding C-factor-like, whose translation MAALARSVLVTGSNRGIGLELVRQLAASPRPPQHIFATCRDPESPRGKALQELAAQHPSIKLVQLDAVNLPSIRGAVRAVGSHLKDWGLNLLINNAGVSSHATLRSLDSREMLSAFATNVVGPVQVTKEFLPLLEKAAKGAGKEGLSCSRAAVINISTKLGSIGLCLGVPEAPMYPYRASKAAQNMVTRCMAAELQDKGILCVAIHPGWVKTDMGTEKAPLTVEHSVQGILTVLASLSQDTSGAFLDWEGNTLPW comes from the exons ATGGCTGCACTGGCTCGGAGCGTCCTAGTGACGGGGTCCAACCGGGGCATTGGGCTGGAGCTCGTGAGGCAGCTCGCCgccagcccccggcccccccagcaCATCTTTGCCACCTGCCGTGACCCCGAGAGTCCGAGAGGGAAG GCCCTGCAAGAATTAGCTGCCCAGCACCCCAGCATCAAACTGGTCCAGCTAG ACGCAGTGAACTTGCCCAGCATCCGAGGCGCCGTGCGGGCTGTGGGGTCTCATCTGAAGGACTGGGGCTTGAACCTGCTCATCAACAACGCGGGTGTCAGCTCGCACGCCACACTGCGCTCTCTGGATTCGCGGGAGATGCTCTCTGCGTTCGCCACCAATGTGGTCGGGCCAGTTCAGGTTACCAAG GAATTTCTGCCACTCCTGGAGAAGGCAGCAAAGGGCGCGGGGAAGGaggggctgagctgcagcagggccGCGGTCATCAACATCTCCACCAAACTGGGCTCCATCGGGCTGTGCCTCGGGGTGCCAGAGGCCCCCATGTACCCGTACCGTGCCAGCAAG GCTGCCCAGAACATGGTGACGAGGTGCATGGCTGCAGAGCTCCAAGACAAGGGGATCTTGTGCGTGGCCATCCATCCTGGCTGGGTGAAGACTGACATGGGGACGGAGAAG GCACCCCTGACGGTGGAGCACAGTGTGCAGGGCATCCTGACAGTGCTGGCCAGCCTCTCACAGGACACCTCTGGAGCCTTCCTTGACTGGGAAGGGAACACCCTGCCTTGGTGA
- the LOC115345728 gene encoding C-factor-like, which translates to MAGLRVCSVLVTGANRGIGLGLVRQFLGMPSPPAWVFAACRDPKGQRVQELQNLASKHPNLVIIPLEVTDPASIKAAAARVGEHLGGSGLNLLINNAGITKLNSLDNETLENMTRIYTTNTVGPLLLGQAFLPLLKKAAQGSPGSALSCSKAAIINMSSYGGSIASPSGWDLMQIVSYRCSKAALNMLTKCQSLGYREHGILCAALHPGWVQTDMGGSIGQTPAVTVDASVRGMLNVLSSLAEKDTGTFLDWQGKVVPW; encoded by the exons ATGGCAGGGCTTCGGGTCTGTTCTGTTCTGGTGACTGGGGCCAACCGGGGAATTGGCCTGGGGCTTGTGCGGCAGTTCCTGGGGATGCCAAGCCCACCCGCATGGGTCTTTGCAGCTTGTCGGGACCCCAAGGGACAGCGAGTGCAG GAGTTACAGAATTTGGCATCCAAGCACCCCAACCTGGTCATCATCCCACTCG AAGTCACTGACCCTGCCAGCATcaaggcagctgcagccagagtTGGGGAGCACCTGGGGGGCTCAGGGCTGAACCTCCTCATCAACAATGCTGGAATCACCAAGCTGAACTCACTTGATAATGAGACGCTGGAGAACATGACACGGATTTACACCACCAACACAGTTGGGCCCCTGCTGCTGGGCCAG GCGTTCCTGCCCTTGCTGAAGAAGGCTGCCCAGGGGAGCCCGGGCTCAGCGCTGAGCTGCAGCAAGGCAGCCATCATCAACATGTCCAGCTATGGGGGCTCCATCGCTTCTCCCTCTGGTTGGGATCTGATGCAAATTGTCTCGTACCGCTGCAGCAAG GCTGCTCTGAACATGCTGACCAAGTGCCAGTCCCTGGGGTACCGGGAGCATGGCATCCTCTGCGCTGCTCTCCACCCTGGCTGGGTGCAAACCGACATGGGGGGCTCCATCGGACAGACG cccGCCGTGACAGTGGACGCCAGCGTGCGAGGGATGCTGAACGTGCTCTCCTCCCTTGCTGAGAAGGACACCGGCACCTTCTTGGACTGGCAAGGGAAGGTCGTGCCCTGGTGA